One Deinococcus betulae genomic window carries:
- a CDS encoding imelysin family protein, protein MKLALSLALALGTTAAAADLSGVKTYLSGKIGTQLAGTQALSQAADRYYALAKAANFNYKTLTGNTQARAALQAARAAWQKASPAYEDIEGIVAGVDVLGEFDVILDAGTSEGEDAVPFDLKLPSGKVLQKPGNLFGVNEGALWGTVPTFSSGVKADVNGNGKADFGDLLPDANVLKAAANLLNSESGRLQKAAAAWTPTREDVFGALVGNVPTVGPVFFEDWKSSPFVLGARSQRQDFVVISRLSDLRGNVSSWQAMYRGLSPDVKAKSAALDGQILTGLNDLAALVDKLVAREKTRRYTPEQAEQLQREAQNRATAITGRITQAAALVGVKLQ, encoded by the coding sequence ATGAAACTGGCATTAAGCCTCGCCCTTGCTCTGGGCACCACAGCGGCGGCGGCCGACCTCAGCGGCGTCAAGACCTACCTCAGCGGCAAGATTGGGACGCAGCTAGCCGGGACCCAGGCCCTCAGCCAGGCCGCCGACCGCTACTACGCGCTGGCCAAGGCCGCCAACTTCAATTACAAGACGCTGACCGGAAATACACAGGCCCGCGCCGCCCTGCAAGCCGCCCGCGCCGCCTGGCAGAAAGCCAGCCCCGCCTACGAGGACATTGAAGGCATCGTGGCGGGCGTGGACGTTCTGGGCGAGTTCGACGTGATTCTGGACGCCGGCACCAGTGAGGGCGAGGACGCCGTGCCCTTTGACCTCAAACTGCCCAGCGGCAAGGTGCTGCAAAAGCCCGGCAACCTCTTCGGGGTCAACGAGGGCGCGCTGTGGGGCACCGTGCCCACCTTCAGCAGCGGCGTGAAGGCCGACGTGAACGGGAACGGCAAGGCCGACTTTGGCGACCTGCTGCCCGACGCGAACGTCCTGAAAGCCGCAGCCAACCTCCTGAACAGCGAAAGTGGGCGCCTGCAAAAGGCCGCGGCGGCCTGGACCCCCACCCGCGAGGACGTGTTTGGCGCACTGGTCGGCAACGTGCCCACCGTCGGGCCGGTGTTTTTTGAAGACTGGAAGTCCAGCCCCTTTGTGCTGGGCGCCCGCAGTCAGCGCCAGGACTTCGTGGTCATTTCGCGCCTGAGTGACCTGCGCGGCAACGTGTCGTCGTGGCAGGCCATGTACCGTGGCCTGAGCCCCGACGTGAAGGCCAAGAGCGCCGCGCTGGATGGCCAGATTCTGACGGGCCTGAATGACCTCGCCGCCCTGGTGGACAAGCTGGTGGCCCGCGAAAAAACCCGCCGCTACACCCCCGAGCAGGCCGAGCAGCTTCAGCGTGAGGCCCAGAACCGCGCGACGGCCATCACGGGCCGCATCACGCAGGCGGCGGCGCTGGTTGGGGTCAAACTTCAGTGA
- a CDS encoding 4'-phosphopantetheinyl transferase family protein — MLGRLSRFTDAPLQLAGMEVAGQRVWTVHSGDLPGTGLVAVPAQTPPLPPLPPHAHARRRQEQAAGRTCAAVALRRAGWTGSLSLGRGPGGAPTWPPGFSGSLAHSGALALAVTGPNTLALGLDLEERSPLLSGPALLRHVLRESAFKAAFPTAQMPFDPAAFAVTVLTPDRAELTLTRTLAPGWTRGQRLQAVWAQTTGHLAALTCQPLHPLFQDPVSQELP; from the coding sequence TTGCTGGGCCGCCTCTCCCGCTTCACCGACGCGCCGCTGCAGCTGGCCGGCATGGAGGTGGCCGGGCAGAGGGTCTGGACCGTCCATAGTGGTGACCTTCCGGGCACCGGATTGGTCGCTGTGCCCGCCCAGACGCCGCCCTTACCGCCCCTGCCCCCCCATGCCCACGCCCGCCGGCGCCAGGAACAGGCCGCTGGCCGCACCTGCGCCGCCGTGGCCTTGCGGCGCGCTGGCTGGACCGGCTCTCTGTCGCTGGGCAGGGGACCGGGCGGCGCCCCCACCTGGCCCCCAGGCTTCAGCGGGTCGCTGGCTCACAGCGGCGCGCTGGCGCTGGCGGTAACTGGCCCCAACACGCTGGCCCTAGGGCTGGACCTGGAAGAGCGCTCGCCGCTGCTGTCCGGGCCGGCTCTGCTGCGCCATGTGCTGCGAGAAAGTGCCTTCAAGGCCGCGTTTCCCACCGCACAGATGCCGTTTGACCCGGCGGCCTTCGCCGTCACCGTCCTGACCCCAGACCGGGCCGAGCTGACCCTGACCCGCACCCTGGCCCCCGGCTGGACGCGCGGCCAGCGCCTGCAGGCGGTCTGGGCGCAGACGACCGGGCACCTGGCCGCCCTGACCTGCCAGCCTCTTCACCCTCTTTTTCAGGACCCTGTGTCTCAGGAGTTGCCATGA
- a CDS encoding isochorismate synthase, translating to MSLPFPLPAPHRPAGSLAPFVWYSPTTSLEAQDLWNLACPAGLPLGDQGRFLLRAAGQSGARGAALVGAIPFDPLEAATLRMAPQPRWGLPRPPAPLTPAPLAAVRGLTSVPSGADYEALVARAVAALQTGLLDKVVLGRVLHLDLAGPLALAPLVAQLAGQNPAGYTFALELAPDRHLLGASPELLVSKRGPTLRLRPMAGTRPRLADPDADAAQAANLQASGKDLAEHALMVDAIRATLAPLCRRLEVPAAPQVISAGTLWHLATPIVAELEDPACTVLDVVERLHPTPAVCGVPQGAAHDFIGTHEPGNRGLFAGAVGWCDAQGDGEWAVTIRCAEVTPQQVRLFAGAGVVAASDPASERAETAAKFRTMLGALGVQSGEELGAL from the coding sequence ATGAGTCTGCCCTTTCCCCTGCCCGCCCCTCACCGCCCTGCCGGGTCGCTGGCTCCGTTTGTCTGGTATTCACCCACCACCTCGTTAGAAGCCCAGGACCTCTGGAACCTGGCATGTCCGGCGGGGCTGCCTCTGGGCGACCAGGGCCGCTTTCTGCTGCGGGCCGCCGGGCAAAGCGGCGCGCGCGGGGCGGCGCTGGTGGGCGCCATTCCCTTTGACCCGCTGGAGGCCGCGACCTTACGGATGGCGCCGCAGCCGCGCTGGGGCCTGCCCCGGCCCCCGGCCCCCCTGACCCCGGCCCCCCTGGCCGCCGTGCGCGGCCTGACCTCGGTGCCCAGCGGTGCTGACTACGAGGCGCTGGTGGCGCGGGCGGTCGCCGCCCTGCAGACGGGCCTGCTGGACAAGGTGGTGCTGGGCCGGGTGCTGCACCTGGACCTGGCCGGGCCGCTGGCGCTGGCGCCGCTGGTCGCGCAGCTGGCCGGGCAGAACCCGGCGGGCTACACCTTTGCGCTGGAACTGGCGCCTGACCGGCATCTGCTGGGGGCCAGCCCCGAACTGCTGGTGAGCAAACGCGGCCCCACGCTGCGGCTGCGGCCGATGGCCGGCACACGCCCGCGCCTGGCCGACCCGGACGCCGACGCGGCCCAGGCCGCCAACTTGCAGGCGTCGGGCAAGGACCTGGCCGAGCACGCGCTGATGGTGGACGCCATCCGCGCTACCCTGGCGCCGCTGTGCCGCCGCCTGGAGGTGCCGGCGGCGCCGCAGGTCATCTCGGCGGGCACCCTCTGGCACCTGGCCACACCCATCGTGGCGGAGCTGGAAGACCCGGCCTGCACGGTGCTGGACGTGGTCGAGCGGCTGCACCCTACCCCGGCTGTGTGCGGGGTGCCGCAGGGGGCCGCACACGACTTTATCGGGACCCACGAGCCGGGGAACCGGGGGCTCTTTGCCGGCGCGGTGGGCTGGTGCGACGCCCAGGGCGACGGCGAGTGGGCCGTGACCATCCGCTGCGCCGAGGTGACGCCGCAGCAGGTGCGGCTGTTTGCTGGGGCGGGCGTGGTGGCGGCCTCGGACCCGGCGAGCGAGCGGGCCGAGACCGCGGCCAAATTCCGCACCATGCTGGGCGCCCTGGGCGTGCAGTCGGGCGAAGAGCTGGGGGCGCTGTGA
- a CDS encoding (2,3-dihydroxybenzoyl)adenylate synthase, with protein MTAAPDFTPWPAEVAQLYRDLGYWQGEPFGAWLRGLAAQYGRRTALVYGEQEVSYRDLDARADQQAAHFAAQGLGQGDRVVVQLPNTPEFFDVLFGLTRLGAQPILALPAHRQSEIGYFCTHAEAAAYIVADRHAGFDYRPLARAVQAQAPSLRQVFVLGEPDEFVPLTPPDDLAPFSAPAVSASDLALFQLSGGSTGTPKLIGRTHDDYLYSVRASAEICGLSPETVYLAALPLAHNFPLSSPGTLGVLHAGGQVVIAPQPTPDVAFDLIRRRGVTMTALVPALLLVWLQAARRDRSALGSLARVQVGGAPLSPDVARQVPEVLGAEVQQVFGMAEGLVNYVRPGADPDAAYTTQGRPISPHDEVRVVDDQDRDLPDGTPGHLLTRGPYTIRGYFRAPDHNARAFTPDGFYRTGDIVTRWPDGALTVSGRHKDQVNRGGEKIAAEEIEYALLGHPQVQNAALVGVPDPLLGERSCAFVQPDGPVTPGLTLTLKRHLHSLGLATYKIPDRIEFLPELPRTAFGKIDKPALRALAQARLV; from the coding sequence GTGACGGCGGCCCCGGACTTCACCCCCTGGCCCGCCGAGGTTGCCCAGCTGTACCGCGACCTGGGCTACTGGCAGGGCGAGCCGTTTGGCGCCTGGCTGCGGGGTTTGGCGGCGCAGTACGGCCGCCGCACGGCCCTGGTCTACGGGGAACAGGAGGTGTCCTACCGCGACCTGGACGCCCGCGCCGACCAGCAGGCGGCCCATTTTGCCGCGCAGGGGCTGGGGCAGGGCGACCGCGTGGTGGTGCAGCTGCCCAATACGCCCGAGTTCTTTGACGTGCTGTTTGGCCTGACCCGGCTGGGGGCGCAGCCCATTCTGGCGCTGCCGGCCCACCGCCAGAGCGAGATTGGCTATTTCTGCACCCACGCCGAGGCCGCCGCCTACATCGTTGCAGACCGCCACGCGGGCTTTGATTACCGCCCGCTGGCGCGCGCCGTTCAGGCCCAGGCTCCCAGTTTGCGGCAGGTCTTCGTGCTGGGCGAGCCGGACGAATTTGTGCCCCTGACGCCGCCGGACGACCTGGCACCGTTCTCTGCACCGGCGGTGTCGGCGTCGGACCTGGCCCTTTTTCAGCTGTCGGGCGGCAGCACCGGCACCCCCAAACTGATTGGGCGCACGCACGACGATTACCTGTACAGCGTGCGGGCCAGCGCCGAGATCTGCGGCCTGTCCCCCGAGACGGTTTACCTGGCCGCGCTGCCACTGGCACACAACTTCCCGCTGTCCTCGCCGGGCACGCTGGGGGTGCTGCACGCGGGCGGCCAGGTGGTCATCGCGCCGCAGCCCACGCCGGACGTGGCCTTTGACCTGATTCGGCGGCGCGGCGTCACCATGACGGCCCTGGTGCCGGCCCTGCTGCTGGTGTGGCTGCAAGCGGCGCGGCGGGACCGCTCGGCCCTGGGCTCGCTGGCGCGGGTGCAGGTGGGCGGCGCGCCCCTGAGTCCCGACGTGGCCCGTCAGGTGCCGGAGGTGCTGGGGGCCGAGGTGCAGCAGGTCTTCGGCATGGCCGAGGGGCTGGTTAATTACGTGCGCCCCGGCGCTGACCCTGACGCGGCCTATACCACGCAGGGCCGACCCATCAGTCCCCACGACGAGGTGCGGGTGGTGGACGACCAGGACAGAGACCTGCCCGACGGCACGCCAGGACACCTGCTGACGCGCGGGCCCTACACCATTCGCGGGTACTTCCGCGCGCCCGACCACAACGCGCGGGCCTTTACCCCGGACGGGTTTTACCGCACGGGCGACATCGTGACCCGCTGGCCCGACGGCGCCCTGACCGTCAGCGGCCGCCACAAGGATCAGGTGAACCGGGGCGGCGAGAAGATTGCCGCCGAGGAGATCGAATACGCCCTGCTGGGTCACCCGCAGGTGCAGAACGCCGCGCTGGTGGGCGTGCCCGACCCGCTGCTGGGCGAGCGCAGCTGCGCCTTTGTGCAGCCGGACGGCCCGGTGACGCCGGGGCTGACCCTGACCCTCAAACGGCACCTGCACAGCCTCGGCCTGGCCACCTACAAGATTCCTGACCGCATCGAATTCCTGCCCGAGTTGCCCCGCACGGCCTTCGGCAAGATTGACAAACCCGCCCTGCGCGCACTGGCCCAGGCCCGGCTGGTCTGA
- a CDS encoding isochorismatase family protein, with protein sequence MIPRLAAYPMPDPATFPTSSVSWTPQAGRSVLLVHDLQSYFLNFYDVTQPPVPVLLAHVQALLDRCRALGIPVVYTAQPGDQNPADRALLTDLWGTGLKDDPAQTQVDPAVAPQPGDTVLAKWRYSAFKRTPLQDLMADWGRDQLLICGIYANIGCLMTAAEAFMLDIQPFLVGDALADFSEAEHRQALAYGAARCAQVTSTAQVLGALTAVVQPAAQTDHWTPAAVRAAVAAQLEVTPDELHEDDDLLLLGLDSIRLMMLVEGWQAAGGQIAYADVAAEPTLRAITERLCAPELV encoded by the coding sequence ATGATTCCCCGCCTTGCTGCTTACCCCATGCCCGACCCCGCCACCTTTCCCACCAGCTCCGTGAGCTGGACCCCCCAGGCCGGGCGCAGCGTGCTGCTCGTTCACGACCTCCAGTCCTACTTCCTGAACTTCTATGACGTGACCCAGCCGCCGGTGCCGGTCCTGCTGGCGCACGTGCAGGCGCTTCTGGACCGCTGCCGGGCGCTGGGCATTCCAGTGGTATACACCGCGCAGCCCGGCGACCAGAACCCCGCTGACCGCGCCCTCCTGACCGATCTCTGGGGGACAGGCCTGAAAGATGACCCCGCCCAGACCCAGGTGGACCCGGCGGTGGCGCCGCAACCGGGCGACACGGTGCTGGCGAAGTGGCGCTACAGCGCTTTCAAGCGCACCCCGCTGCAGGACCTGATGGCCGACTGGGGCCGCGACCAGCTGCTGATCTGCGGCATCTACGCCAACATCGGCTGCCTGATGACGGCCGCCGAAGCCTTTATGCTCGACATCCAGCCGTTTCTGGTGGGAGACGCGCTGGCCGACTTCAGTGAGGCCGAACACCGCCAGGCGCTGGCCTACGGCGCGGCGCGCTGCGCGCAGGTCACCAGCACGGCGCAGGTGCTGGGTGCCCTGACGGCGGTCGTCCAACCCGCCGCCCAGACCGATCACTGGACCCCAGCCGCCGTGCGCGCCGCTGTGGCCGCGCAGCTGGAAGTCACGCCGGATGAGTTGCACGAGGACGACGACCTGCTGCTGTTGGGCCTGGATTCCATCCGCCTGATGATGCTGGTGGAGGGCTGGCAGGCGGCGGGCGGACAGATTGCCTACGCCGATGTGGCCGCCGAGCCCACTCTGCGCGCCATCACAGAGCGCCTGTGCGCGCCCGAGCTGGTATGA
- a CDS encoding condensation domain-containing protein — MSAPAAEVLGLTQAQRGQWEEQQADPGSVLSNTAEALEFHGPLDLARFEAAVRRTLAEVPALHARFEMQGQEVCQVLGEVPPRPLPVLDLRDQPDAEERARQEAGQLLDTPFDLGAGELYRHALLRLGPDHARWVLVTHHIALDGYGLSLCLQRVAAQYRANGAALPAAFDPLAPVVAEDAAYQASAARDADGAALQALYADIPHEPAPLLELGLRRGHRTEQTLPPALVRALGTQARALGTAWPTLLFALSAAFWHRHTGETRPVLALPVMGRLGSVSARVPCMVMNLAPLRLDLSPHLSLAALTRQAHAALSALRPHGRYRYEHLWADLNGHRLFGPEVNVIPFQAPLDFGPDLKVEVRNLASGPVEDLALGFTGWGDHLHLHLDGHPALYTPEEVARLGQEFVAALERGVQHPETPVGELWPPELVGA; from the coding sequence ATGAGCGCGCCCGCTGCAGAGGTCCTGGGCCTGACCCAGGCGCAGCGGGGGCAGTGGGAGGAGCAGCAGGCCGACCCCGGCAGCGTGCTGTCCAACACCGCCGAGGCGCTGGAATTTCATGGGCCGCTGGACCTGGCCCGGTTTGAGGCGGCCGTGCGCCGTACGCTGGCCGAGGTGCCGGCCCTGCATGCCCGCTTTGAAATGCAGGGACAGGAGGTATGCCAGGTGCTCGGCGAGGTGCCTCCCCGTCCCTTGCCTGTGCTTGATCTGCGGGATCAACCGGACGCCGAAGAGAGGGCCAGGCAGGAAGCCGGGCAGCTGCTGGACACCCCTTTTGACCTGGGGGCCGGCGAGCTGTACCGCCACGCCCTTCTCCGGCTGGGGCCGGACCACGCACGCTGGGTGCTGGTGACGCACCACATCGCCCTGGACGGCTACGGGCTGTCGCTGTGCCTGCAGCGGGTGGCCGCCCAGTACCGCGCGAACGGCGCGGCCCTGCCTGCCGCCTTTGACCCGCTGGCCCCCGTGGTGGCCGAGGACGCCGCCTACCAGGCGTCTGCTGCCAGGGACGCCGACGGCGCGGCCCTGCAGGCCCTGTACGCCGATATTCCACACGAACCCGCGCCGCTGCTGGAGCTGGGGCTGCGCCGGGGCCACCGCACGGAACAGACCCTGCCGCCCGCCCTGGTGCGCGCCCTGGGCACCCAGGCCCGCGCGCTGGGAACGGCCTGGCCGACCCTGCTGTTCGCCCTGAGCGCCGCGTTCTGGCACCGGCACACCGGCGAAACGCGCCCCGTGCTGGCCCTCCCCGTCATGGGCCGCCTGGGCAGTGTATCGGCGCGGGTGCCGTGCATGGTCATGAATCTGGCGCCGCTGCGCCTGGACCTGAGCCCGCACCTGAGCCTGGCCGCGCTGACCCGGCAGGCCCACGCCGCCCTGAGCGCCCTGCGGCCCCACGGCCGCTACCGCTACGAGCACCTCTGGGCCGACCTGAACGGCCACCGCCTGTTTGGCCCCGAGGTCAACGTGATTCCCTTTCAGGCGCCGCTGGATTTTGGGCCGGACCTGAAGGTCGAGGTGCGCAACCTCGCCTCGGGCCCAGTAGAAGACCTGGCGCTGGGCTTTACCGGCTGGGGGGACCACCTCCACCTGCATCTGGACGGCCACCCGGCGCTATACACCCCTGAAGAGGTCGCCCGGCTGGGGCAGGAGTTCGTGGCCGCGCTGGAACGGGGCGTGCAGCATCCCGAGACCCCGGTGGGCGAGTTATGGCCGCCCGAGCTGGTGGGCGCATGA
- the dhbA gene encoding 2,3-dihydro-2,3-dihydroxybenzoate dehydrogenase gives MTATQFDLPGRVALVTGAAQGIGAAVAQALAAQGVTVMATDLQPVAPGADLHPAVLDVTDPAAVERVVAATEENLGPIDYLVNVAGILRLGPLTVLSTEDWTQTLAVNTTGPFLLARAVGARMQARRRGAIVTVGSNAAHLARTGMGAYAASKAATTHLMRCLGLELAPYGVRCNVVSPGSTDTAMQRQLWTDDTGPARVIAGDPASFRPGIPLGRLAQPEDIAQTVLFLLSEGARHVTMGHLTVDGGATLGH, from the coding sequence ATGACCGCCACACAGTTTGACCTGCCGGGCCGCGTGGCCCTGGTCACGGGCGCGGCCCAGGGCATCGGCGCGGCGGTGGCGCAGGCGCTGGCGGCCCAGGGGGTCACCGTGATGGCCACTGACCTCCAGCCGGTCGCGCCGGGGGCCGACTTACACCCGGCCGTGCTGGACGTGACCGATCCGGCCGCCGTGGAGCGGGTGGTGGCCGCCACCGAGGAGAACCTGGGGCCGATTGACTATCTAGTCAACGTGGCGGGCATCCTCCGCCTGGGGCCACTGACCGTCCTGAGCACCGAAGACTGGACCCAGACGCTGGCCGTGAACACCACCGGGCCCTTCCTCCTGGCGCGGGCGGTAGGCGCGCGGATGCAGGCGCGGCGGCGCGGGGCCATCGTGACGGTCGGGTCCAACGCCGCGCACCTCGCCCGCACGGGCATGGGCGCCTACGCAGCCTCCAAGGCCGCCACCACCCACCTGATGCGCTGCCTGGGCCTGGAACTGGCGCCCTACGGCGTGCGCTGCAACGTGGTTTCGCCGGGCTCTACCGACACCGCTATGCAGCGGCAACTGTGGACCGACGACACCGGACCCGCGCGGGTCATTGCGGGCGACCCGGCCTCATTCCGGCCCGGTATTCCGCTGGGGCGCCTGGCCCAACCCGAGGACATCGCGCAGACTGTGCTGTTCCTGCTGTCAGAGGGCGCGCGGCACGTCACCATGGGCCACCTGACCGTGGATGGGGGGGCGACCCTTGGCCACTAA
- a CDS encoding 3-deoxy-7-phosphoheptulonate synthase produces MATNRFTPVVTPQALHDLVPQTPQAARTVKAARGRIQAILRGQDDRLLMLVGPCSIHSEAEALLYAQRLAETRRRWGGELELVMRVYVEKPRTTLGWRGFLLDPELDGRLDLNAGLRRTRTLMRAVNELGVPVATEVLDPNTPPYLADQLAWACIGARTVESQIHRMVASGLPCPVGFKNGTSGSVKVAADAVVTAQAEHAWWTASPDGAPGLHLTPGNPDGHVVLRGGWDGPNADPASVRRAAAQLSAARLNPALVVDCSHANSGSDHTRQGAVARSVLAHLAPGGPMRGLMLESQLHGGRQPFPASGQAPLFGVSVTDACLSWDDTQDVLAEAAATVRALRCAPEFDWREPVA; encoded by the coding sequence TTGGCCACTAACCGATTCACGCCGGTCGTGACGCCCCAGGCGCTGCACGACCTGGTGCCGCAAACCCCGCAGGCCGCCCGAACGGTGAAGGCGGCGCGCGGGCGCATTCAGGCCATCCTGCGCGGGCAGGACGACCGCCTCCTGATGCTGGTGGGGCCCTGCAGCATTCACAGCGAAGCCGAGGCCCTGCTGTACGCCCAGCGCCTGGCCGAGACGCGGCGGCGCTGGGGAGGCGAACTGGAACTGGTCATGCGGGTCTACGTGGAAAAACCGCGCACGACCCTGGGCTGGCGCGGCTTTCTGCTGGACCCTGAGTTGGACGGCCGCCTTGACCTGAATGCGGGGCTGCGGCGCACCCGCACCTTGATGCGCGCGGTTAATGAATTGGGCGTGCCGGTGGCCACCGAGGTGCTGGATCCCAACACGCCCCCGTACCTGGCCGACCAGCTGGCCTGGGCCTGTATCGGCGCGCGCACGGTCGAAAGCCAGATTCACCGCATGGTGGCGAGCGGGCTGCCGTGCCCGGTGGGCTTCAAGAACGGCACGAGCGGCTCGGTGAAGGTGGCGGCCGACGCGGTCGTGACGGCCCAGGCCGAACATGCCTGGTGGACGGCCAGCCCGGACGGCGCCCCTGGCCTGCACCTGACCCCTGGCAACCCGGACGGCCATGTGGTGCTGCGGGGCGGCTGGGACGGTCCCAATGCCGACCCCGCGTCGGTGCGGCGGGCCGCCGCGCAGCTGAGCGCCGCCCGCCTGAACCCGGCGCTGGTGGTGGACTGCTCGCACGCCAACAGCGGCTCAGACCACACCCGGCAGGGCGCGGTGGCCCGGAGCGTGCTGGCGCACCTGGCTCCTGGCGGCCCCATGCGCGGCCTGATGCTGGAAAGCCAGCTACATGGCGGGCGTCAGCCCTTTCCAGCCTCCGGTCAGGCCCCGCTGTTCGGGGTCAGTGTGACCGACGCCTGCCTGAGCTGGGATGACACCCAGGACGTGCTGGCCGAAGCCGCTGCCACGGTGCGGGCGCTGCGCTGCGCCCCTGAGTTTGACTGGCGGGAACCGGTGGCCTGA
- a CDS encoding BTAD domain-containing putative transcriptional regulator, whose product MPHPIFQAVLAGQYQDGLKVHAALPEPTATDDRWGGYCLFALGQLWPARDLLLRARARGCEAASLELALVLRYLGEPEAARQLLLSLPLDRLSPVDRSYAHREHASLHLMDGRPLLALAELEAAWSDLLTAGPDGETLRQSTAQLLGYVSALLGREAAALHYLNLALGTAQGGKRVHALHTRAQVALYAARFEAAGQDLAEAAALLQSEPVSAAYHAYLQGLLARAQGHWEVALGAFAQAFSRARATGESSTEALAALGQASVLTLQGQWAEAHTALLRADALSSNAWQSALVGLRRGAWQVAQGQPEGAVTLLGARERFEALGLRRETAWCDLHLCAAHLANPPQARQALTRVLDTRAALGSGAPLLPELRLLPQVTDFLLAHPDDPAAQTLLRDRRLAHPREPLRLTLQTLGRGALLLDGQEVRVGLRRTPEVLAYLLLRGPATREQVLATLWSDDDPRRAANYFHQLRHELTQHVPWLSIDLTRTSGLYSVTCRGPEFNMDAAQLQHRLSTLSEDEVVGAIFAYTGPFLPEATAAWADEEREALEWSVIRAGLQLMQQWSQKGEYSKCAGLSRRLLDIAPCDEALVEYLVVATLHLEGRLAAQRALLEASTRAQKELSEAPMWTSRLERQLLSVH is encoded by the coding sequence ATGCCCCATCCAATTTTTCAGGCGGTGCTGGCTGGTCAGTATCAGGACGGCCTGAAGGTGCACGCGGCGCTGCCGGAGCCCACCGCCACCGATGACCGCTGGGGCGGCTACTGCCTGTTCGCCCTGGGACAGCTGTGGCCTGCGCGCGACCTGCTGCTGCGCGCCCGTGCCAGGGGCTGCGAGGCCGCCAGCCTGGAACTGGCGCTGGTGCTGCGCTATCTGGGCGAACCCGAGGCGGCCCGGCAACTGCTGCTGAGCCTCCCGCTGGACCGCTTGAGTCCCGTGGACCGGAGCTACGCCCACCGGGAACACGCCTCGCTGCACCTGATGGATGGCCGTCCCCTCCTGGCTCTGGCCGAACTGGAAGCCGCCTGGAGCGACCTGCTGACCGCCGGCCCCGACGGAGAGACCCTGCGCCAGTCCACCGCGCAGCTGCTGGGCTACGTGTCGGCGCTGCTGGGGCGTGAGGCTGCGGCGCTGCACTACCTCAATCTGGCCCTGGGCACGGCCCAGGGAGGCAAACGGGTTCACGCGCTGCACACCCGCGCGCAGGTGGCGCTGTACGCCGCACGGTTTGAAGCGGCTGGGCAGGACCTGGCCGAAGCGGCGGCGCTGCTCCAGAGCGAACCGGTGTCGGCGGCGTACCACGCCTACCTTCAGGGGTTGCTGGCCCGTGCTCAGGGGCACTGGGAAGTGGCCTTAGGGGCCTTTGCACAGGCCTTTAGCCGCGCCCGCGCCACAGGTGAAAGCAGTACCGAAGCCCTGGCGGCGCTGGGCCAGGCTTCGGTGCTGACCCTTCAGGGCCAGTGGGCCGAGGCGCACACGGCCCTGCTGCGCGCCGACGCCCTGAGCAGCAATGCCTGGCAGAGTGCACTGGTGGGCCTGCGGCGCGGCGCGTGGCAGGTGGCCCAGGGGCAGCCAGAGGGCGCCGTCACCCTCCTGGGCGCGCGTGAACGGTTTGAGGCGCTGGGGCTGCGGCGCGAAACGGCGTGGTGTGACCTGCATCTGTGCGCGGCCCACCTGGCCAACCCGCCGCAGGCGAGGCAGGCCCTGACACGAGTGCTCGACACCCGCGCGGCACTGGGCAGCGGCGCGCCCCTGCTGCCCGAACTGCGCCTGTTGCCGCAGGTCACGGACTTTTTGCTGGCCCACCCCGACGACCCGGCCGCCCAGACCCTGCTACGGGACCGGCGCCTGGCGCACCCCAGAGAGCCTCTGCGCCTGACCCTGCAGACCCTGGGCCGAGGCGCCTTGCTGCTGGACGGCCAGGAAGTGCGTGTGGGCCTGCGGCGCACCCCCGAGGTGCTGGCTTACCTGCTGCTGCGTGGCCCGGCCACCCGCGAACAGGTGCTGGCCACCCTATGGTCCGATGACGACCCACGCCGCGCCGCCAACTATTTTCATCAGTTGCGGCACGAACTGACCCAGCACGTGCCCTGGCTGTCCATTGACCTGACCCGTACCAGCGGTCTGTACTCGGTGACATGCCGGGGACCGGAATTCAATATGGACGCCGCCCAGCTTCAGCACCGGCTCAGCACATTAAGTGAAGATGAAGTGGTCGGTGCCATCTTCGCTTACACGGGGCCTTTCCTGCCGGAAGCTACAGCGGCGTGGGCCGACGAGGAGCGTGAGGCTTTGGAATGGTCGGTCATCCGGGCAGGGCTGCAGCTGATGCAGCAGTGGAGTCAGAAAGGGGAGTACAGCAAATGTGCAGGCCTGAGCCGCCGCCTGCTGGACATTGCGCCCTGCGACGAGGCGCTGGTGGAGTATCTGGTGGTGGCCACCTTGCACCTTGAGGGCCGCTTGGCCGCGCAGCGCGCCCTGCTAGAGGCCAGCACCCGCGCCCAGAAGGAACTCAGCGAGGCGCCGATGTGGACCAGCCGACTGGAGCGGCAGCTCCTGAGCGTCCATTAA